From a single Hippopotamus amphibius kiboko isolate mHipAmp2 chromosome X, mHipAmp2.hap2, whole genome shotgun sequence genomic region:
- the APLN gene encoding apelin: MNLRLCVRALLLLWFSLSAVCGGPLLQTADGKGMEEGTIRHLVQPRGPRSGPGPWQGGRRKFRRQRPRLSHKGPMPF; encoded by the exons ATGAATCTGCGGCTCTGCGTGCGGGCGCTCCTGCTGCTCTGGTTCTCCCTGAGCGCGGTGTGTGGAG GGCCCCTGCTGCAGACTGCTGACGGGAAAGGAATGGAGGAAGGCACCATCCGCCACCTGGTGCAGCCCAGAGGGCCGAGGAGTGGCCCAGGGCCCTGGCAGGGAGGCCGGAGGAAATTCCGCCGCCAGCGGCCGCGCCTCTCCCATAAGGGCCCCATGCCTTTCTGA